A single window of Microbacterium oryzae DNA harbors:
- a CDS encoding O-acetylhomoserine aminocarboxypropyltransferase/cysteine synthase family protein, with protein sequence MTQAQGFATTQLHEGYTPGVPQFTVATPVYQSSAYVFSSLTEAREKFALREKGYIYSRNNNPTQAVLEQRLAALEGGVAAAAVSSGQAAVALATLALLGRGGHVVAASQLYGGTVDLFDDTLRDFGLEVTFVDQDDFDGWREAVRPNTRAFFAESVANPIAQVLDVASVAEIAHEAGVPLVIDNTVATPYLLRPREHGADIVVHSATKFIGGHGSSLGGVVVDLGTFDFAAEPERWPALFVPHRRYGEVSLWEAFGPERAFITLVKSKLVGDLGPALSPFNAFQLIQGLETLDLRVSRHVENAKTVAAFLHDHPAVGVVFHPSIPTNPWKGVARTYLPRGAPSVFAFELAPSEEDAFARAERVIDALGTIRLVANIGDARTIVAHPASMTHNHMSPEQLAAAGISQGTIRISVGLEDPADIIADLAQALALA encoded by the coding sequence ATGACACAGGCGCAGGGATTCGCGACGACCCAGCTGCACGAGGGCTACACGCCCGGGGTGCCCCAGTTCACCGTCGCGACGCCGGTGTACCAGTCCTCCGCCTACGTCTTCTCCTCCCTCACCGAGGCGCGCGAGAAGTTCGCGCTGCGGGAGAAGGGCTACATCTACAGCCGCAACAACAACCCGACGCAGGCGGTGCTCGAGCAGCGCCTGGCCGCCCTCGAGGGCGGCGTCGCGGCCGCGGCCGTCTCGTCCGGCCAGGCGGCCGTGGCGCTGGCGACGCTCGCGCTCCTCGGCCGAGGCGGCCACGTCGTCGCGGCGAGCCAGCTCTACGGCGGCACCGTCGACCTGTTCGACGACACCCTCCGCGACTTCGGCCTCGAGGTCACCTTCGTCGATCAGGACGACTTCGACGGATGGCGCGAGGCCGTCCGCCCGAACACGCGCGCGTTCTTCGCGGAGTCGGTCGCGAATCCCATCGCCCAGGTGCTCGACGTCGCGTCGGTCGCGGAGATCGCGCACGAGGCCGGCGTGCCCCTCGTCATCGACAACACCGTCGCCACGCCCTATCTGCTGCGGCCGCGCGAGCACGGCGCCGACATCGTCGTGCACTCGGCCACGAAGTTCATCGGCGGGCACGGCTCGTCGCTCGGCGGGGTCGTCGTCGACCTCGGCACGTTCGACTTCGCCGCCGAGCCGGAGAGGTGGCCGGCGCTGTTCGTGCCGCACCGACGCTACGGCGAGGTGTCGCTGTGGGAGGCCTTCGGACCGGAGCGCGCGTTCATCACGCTCGTCAAGTCGAAGCTCGTCGGCGACCTCGGGCCCGCCCTCTCCCCCTTCAACGCGTTCCAGCTCATCCAGGGTCTGGAGACCCTGGACCTGCGGGTGAGCCGCCACGTCGAGAACGCGAAGACCGTCGCCGCCTTCCTTCACGACCATCCGGCTGTCGGCGTGGTCTTCCACCCCTCGATCCCCACGAACCCGTGGAAGGGCGTCGCGCGCACCTACCTGCCCCGGGGCGCCCCGAGCGTCTTCGCCTTCGAGCTCGCCCCGAGCGAGGAGGACGCCTTCGCGCGCGCCGAGCGCGTGATCGACGCGCTCGGCACCATCCGGCTCGTGGCGAACATCGGCGACGCGCGCACCATCGTCGCGCACCCGGCCTCCATGACCCACAACCACATGTCGCCGGAGCAGCTCGCCGCCGCCGGCATCTCGCAGGGGACCATCCGCATCTCGGTCGGTCTGGAGGACCCCGCGGACATCATCGCCGACCTCGCGCAGGCGCTCGCCCTCGCCTGA
- a CDS encoding quinone oxidoreductase family protein — protein MAQAIQHTELGRPEVLTLADVPVPVPGAGDVAIRVEAAGVNPVDIKLRSGLRPSDPITEPRRVGSDGAGHVAAVGSDVDGFRVGDPVVFTGAIGAYATDVVVPAAQVFARPAGVTAAQGAALGIPVGTAYQTLRSLAVRADDTVLVHAGSGAVGQALIQLAVLQGARVIATTSDRRADRVRGLGAEPVAYGSGLVERVRALAPDGPTVVIDAAGTEEALESSLTLLADRSRIATLVQGAKGLALGIRAFKGGSPLPLTPQQEAWRLEAIPVAVALMAAGRFSVELGPSLPLAEAARAHRLVDEGADGKVVLVP, from the coding sequence ATGGCGCAGGCGATCCAGCACACCGAATTGGGCAGACCCGAGGTCCTGACCCTGGCAGACGTCCCCGTTCCCGTCCCCGGAGCCGGCGACGTGGCCATCCGAGTCGAAGCGGCGGGCGTGAACCCCGTCGACATCAAGCTCCGCAGCGGCCTGCGGCCATCCGACCCGATCACCGAGCCCCGTCGCGTCGGAAGCGACGGCGCCGGACACGTCGCCGCGGTCGGCTCCGACGTCGACGGATTCCGCGTCGGCGACCCCGTCGTCTTCACGGGTGCGATCGGCGCGTACGCGACGGACGTCGTCGTCCCCGCCGCACAGGTCTTCGCCCGGCCCGCGGGCGTCACCGCCGCGCAGGGCGCCGCGCTCGGAATCCCCGTCGGCACGGCCTACCAGACGCTGCGCTCGCTCGCCGTGCGCGCCGACGACACGGTGCTCGTGCACGCCGGCTCGGGTGCGGTGGGCCAGGCCCTGATCCAGCTCGCCGTCCTGCAGGGCGCGCGCGTCATCGCGACCACGAGCGACCGCCGCGCCGACCGCGTCCGCGGCCTCGGCGCCGAGCCCGTCGCCTACGGGTCAGGTCTCGTCGAGCGGGTGCGCGCTCTCGCACCGGATGGCCCCACCGTCGTCATCGACGCCGCGGGCACCGAGGAGGCGCTCGAGAGCTCGCTCACGCTCCTCGCCGACCGGTCGCGCATCGCCACCCTCGTGCAGGGCGCGAAGGGGCTCGCGCTCGGCATCCGCGCCTTCAAGGGCGGGTCCCCCCTCCCCCTCACGCCGCAGCAGGAGGCCTGGCGACTCGAGGCCATCCCCGTCGCCGTCGCGCTCATGGCCGCCGGGCGCTTCAGCGTCGAGCTCGGGCCCTCGCTCCCCCTCGCGGAGGCCGCCCGCGCGCATCGGCTCGTCGACGAGGGCGCCGACGGGAAGGTCGTGCTCGTCCCCTGA
- a CDS encoding alpha-hydroxy acid oxidase yields the protein MVKRQLPNPAELLELMQFKKPELDARKRRLDAALTTYDLRDIAKRRTPAAAFDYTDGGAEGELSMHRARQAFEDIELHPDILRPAAHVDTTTEILGGTSAMPFGIAPTGFTRLMQTEGETAGAGAAAAAGIPFTLSTLGTTSIEDVKAANPNGRNWFQLYVMRQREISYGLVERAAKAGFDTLMFTVDTPVAGARLRDKRNGFSIPPQLTLGTIINAIPRPWWWIDFLTTPKLEFASLSTTGGTVGDLLNAAMDPTISYDDLEVIREMWPGKLVVKGVQNVPDAVRLIDRGVDGIILSNHGGRQLDRAPIPFHLLPQVVREVGKDATVMIDTGIMNGADIVASVALGAKFTLVGRAYLYGLMAGGRQGVDRMIDILRTELERTMALLGVSSLDELEPRHVTQLTRLMPVSATTAAAAEGVAARA from the coding sequence ATGGTCAAGCGACAGCTGCCGAATCCCGCTGAGCTCTTGGAGCTCATGCAGTTCAAGAAGCCCGAGCTCGATGCGCGCAAGCGCCGCCTCGACGCCGCGCTCACCACCTACGACCTGCGCGACATCGCCAAGCGCCGGACGCCCGCGGCGGCCTTCGACTACACCGACGGCGGCGCCGAGGGCGAGCTGTCGATGCACCGCGCGCGCCAGGCGTTCGAGGACATCGAGCTGCACCCCGACATCCTGCGCCCCGCCGCGCACGTCGACACCACGACCGAGATCCTCGGCGGCACGAGCGCCATGCCGTTCGGCATCGCGCCCACCGGCTTCACGCGCCTGATGCAGACGGAGGGCGAGACCGCCGGAGCGGGCGCCGCGGCCGCCGCCGGCATCCCGTTCACGCTGTCGACCCTCGGCACCACCTCGATCGAGGACGTCAAGGCCGCCAACCCGAACGGCCGCAACTGGTTCCAGCTCTATGTGATGCGCCAGCGCGAGATCTCCTACGGCCTCGTCGAGCGCGCGGCGAAGGCCGGCTTCGACACCCTGATGTTCACCGTCGACACCCCGGTCGCCGGCGCGCGCCTGCGCGACAAGCGCAACGGCTTCTCGATCCCGCCGCAGCTCACGCTCGGCACGATCATCAACGCCATCCCCCGCCCGTGGTGGTGGATCGACTTCCTCACGACGCCGAAGCTCGAGTTCGCCTCGCTCTCGACCACCGGCGGCACCGTGGGCGACCTGCTGAACGCGGCGATGGACCCGACCATCTCGTACGACGACCTCGAGGTCATCCGCGAGATGTGGCCGGGCAAGCTCGTCGTCAAGGGCGTGCAGAATGTGCCGGACGCCGTGCGGCTCATCGACCGCGGCGTGGACGGCATCATCCTGTCGAACCACGGCGGCCGTCAGCTCGACCGCGCCCCGATCCCGTTCCACCTCCTGCCGCAGGTCGTGCGCGAGGTCGGCAAGGACGCCACGGTCATGATCGACACCGGCATCATGAACGGCGCCGACATCGTCGCCTCGGTGGCCCTGGGCGCGAAGTTCACGCTCGTCGGCCGCGCGTACCTGTACGGCCTCATGGCCGGCGGACGCCAGGGCGTCGACCGCATGATCGACATCCTCCGCACCGAGCTCGAGCGCACCATGGCGCTGCTCGGGGTCTCGAGCCTCGATGAGCTGGAGCCCCGTCACGTCACGCAGCTGACGCGCCTCATGCCGGTGTCGGCCACGACCGCCGCCGCCGCGGAGGGCGTCGCCGCTCGCGCCTGA
- a CDS encoding FadR/GntR family transcriptional regulator — protein sequence MADEQRAWESVLSHLEGALLDGTLRPGDRLPGERALAADLGVGRSSVREAIRVLEVLGLVRTASGSGPTSGAIIVAVPGGGMSALMRLQLAASGFPVADIVDTRLVLETHVAQHLARAQPDLAASTALVDAMDDPSLTEAEFLALDQQFHLSLAEASGNQVVTATMAGLRSAIESYVTAGAHAVDDWLATAHRLRDEHRGILAAIAAADEAEATRAIRDHITGYYDQITIGKDQHGQATAAESR from the coding sequence ATGGCGGACGAGCAGCGCGCGTGGGAGAGCGTCCTCTCCCACCTCGAGGGCGCCCTCCTCGACGGCACCCTCCGTCCGGGCGATCGGCTTCCCGGCGAGCGCGCGCTGGCCGCGGACCTCGGCGTCGGCCGCTCCAGCGTGCGCGAGGCCATCCGCGTGCTCGAGGTCCTCGGCCTCGTCCGCACGGCGTCCGGCTCCGGCCCCACCTCGGGCGCGATCATCGTCGCCGTCCCCGGCGGCGGCATGTCGGCGCTCATGCGGCTGCAGCTCGCGGCGAGCGGCTTCCCCGTCGCCGACATCGTCGACACGCGCCTCGTGCTGGAGACGCACGTCGCCCAGCACCTCGCCCGCGCGCAGCCCGACCTCGCAGCATCGACCGCGCTGGTCGACGCGATGGACGATCCGTCCCTCACGGAGGCGGAGTTCCTCGCGCTGGACCAGCAGTTCCACCTCTCCCTGGCCGAGGCGTCGGGGAATCAGGTGGTGACGGCCACGATGGCCGGGCTCCGCTCGGCCATCGAGTCGTACGTCACCGCGGGCGCGCACGCGGTGGACGACTGGCTCGCCACCGCGCACCGCCTGCGCGACGAGCACCGCGGGATCCTCGCCGCGATCGCCGCCGCCGACGAGGCCGAGGCGACCCGGGCCATCCGCGATCACATCACCGGCTACTACGACCAGATCACCATCGGAAAGGACCAGCATGGTCAAGCGACAGCTGCCGAATCCCGCTGA
- a CDS encoding pseudouridine synthase codes for MPRSPLPQRHGLDAAWLRTPRESIHAELRDHLVERMPRLAPERIDEMLAEGAFVDEEGHPLAPDAPFRPHAFVWFHRDLREEAEVPFSLDVLHQDERIVVVDKPHFLATIPRGRHVQQSVVVRARRMLGLPELSPAHRLDRVTAGVLLLTTERRWRRAYQSMFEDRVPQKEYEAVAAAPGALELPVHVRSHITKQHGVMQAFEHDDREPNAHTMIELIEARGDLARYRATPFTGKTHQIRLHMNRIGRPIAGDPIYPEVQDIDIDDFSTPLQLLARTLTFVDPVDGVERSFTSPRRLEAFPD; via the coding sequence ATGCCCCGCTCGCCGCTCCCTCAGCGCCACGGCCTCGACGCCGCCTGGCTGCGGACACCGCGGGAGAGCATCCACGCCGAGCTCCGCGACCACCTCGTCGAGCGGATGCCGCGGCTCGCGCCGGAGCGGATCGACGAGATGCTGGCGGAGGGGGCCTTCGTGGACGAGGAGGGTCATCCGCTCGCCCCCGACGCGCCCTTCCGACCGCACGCGTTCGTGTGGTTCCACCGCGATCTGCGGGAGGAGGCGGAGGTGCCGTTCTCGCTCGACGTGCTGCACCAGGACGAGCGGATCGTCGTCGTCGACAAGCCGCACTTCCTCGCCACGATCCCGCGCGGGCGCCACGTGCAGCAGAGCGTCGTGGTGCGCGCACGCCGCATGCTCGGGCTGCCCGAGCTCTCGCCCGCGCATCGGCTCGATCGCGTCACCGCCGGCGTGCTGCTCCTCACCACCGAGCGGCGCTGGCGACGTGCGTATCAGAGCATGTTCGAGGACCGCGTGCCGCAGAAGGAATACGAGGCGGTGGCCGCGGCTCCCGGTGCGCTCGAGCTCCCCGTGCACGTGCGCAGCCACATCACCAAGCAGCACGGGGTGATGCAGGCGTTCGAGCACGACGACCGCGAGCCCAACGCGCACACCATGATCGAGCTCATCGAGGCGCGCGGCGACCTCGCGCGCTACCGCGCCACGCCGTTCACGGGGAAGACGCACCAGATCCGGCTGCACATGAACCGGATCGGGCGCCCCATCGCGGGCGACCCGATCTACCCCGAGGTGCAGGACATCGACATCGACGACTTCTCCACGCCCCTGCAGCTGCTCGCGCGGACGCTGACGTTCGTCGACCCCGTCGACGGCGTCGAGCGGTCGTTCACGAGCCCGCGACGCCTCGAGGCGTTCCCGGACTGA
- a CDS encoding serine hydrolase domain-containing protein produces MTASYAAAFDWARRHVDDGRLPTAVLGVATASGIVALDAFGATDGRAARIEDRYRLFSITKTLAGIAAARAVERGQLGILTPLSVAVPEISGRRDDVVRLDHLVSHTAGIAEPPLDAPQGLPAALREGGRDFAAGAASRYSSVAFQGVAELIAHGTGRSWEHDVAEFAPGITLDDEPVPHDVVDAAAGGLDLARFAALRHPGAGAIGSATDLLELGAALLRDGDLGTGGIVRPETLAMMRRPLTGAIPRLDPYPAERGQDWGFSWNLRTRAPGLIDRDVYGHAGWSGTEFWIHPTAGIAWVLLTNRASRPGVDPDELDNTLVSGL; encoded by the coding sequence ATGACCGCCTCCTACGCCGCGGCGTTCGACTGGGCCCGTCGTCACGTCGACGACGGGCGCCTGCCCACCGCGGTGCTGGGCGTCGCCACCGCCTCCGGCATCGTCGCGCTCGATGCCTTCGGCGCGACGGATGGCCGTGCCGCGCGAATCGAGGACCGCTACCGGCTCTTCTCGATCACGAAGACCCTCGCCGGGATCGCCGCCGCGCGCGCCGTCGAGCGCGGGCAGCTCGGGATCCTCACTCCGCTGTCCGTCGCGGTGCCGGAGATCTCCGGTCGACGCGATGACGTCGTGCGGCTCGACCATCTCGTGAGCCACACCGCGGGCATCGCCGAGCCGCCGCTCGACGCGCCGCAGGGTCTGCCCGCCGCGCTGCGCGAGGGCGGCCGCGACTTCGCCGCCGGTGCCGCCTCGCGCTACTCCTCGGTCGCCTTCCAGGGCGTCGCCGAGCTCATCGCGCACGGGACGGGCCGCTCCTGGGAGCACGACGTCGCGGAGTTCGCGCCCGGCATCACGCTGGACGACGAGCCGGTGCCGCACGACGTCGTCGACGCCGCGGCGGGCGGGCTCGACCTCGCGCGGTTCGCCGCGCTGCGGCACCCCGGCGCCGGGGCGATCGGAAGCGCCACGGACCTCCTCGAGCTCGGCGCCGCGCTGCTGCGCGACGGCGACTTGGGAACCGGCGGGATCGTCCGGCCGGAGACGCTGGCGATGATGCGCCGCCCGCTCACCGGCGCCATCCCGCGGCTCGACCCCTACCCCGCCGAGCGCGGCCAGGACTGGGGCTTCTCGTGGAACCTCCGCACGCGCGCGCCGGGTCTCATCGACCGCGACGTCTACGGCCACGCCGGATGGTCGGGGACCGAGTTCTGGATCCATCCGACCGCGGGCATCGCGTGGGTGCTGCTGACCAACCGCGCCTCGCGCCCCGGCGTCGACCCCGACGAGCTGGACAACACGCTCGTCTCGGGGCTCTGA
- a CDS encoding rhamnulokinase → MSVTVAAVDLGATSGRVMLGHVGPDELRLEAVARFANTPVETIDGLHWNILELYRSIVDGLRAAGQTADVASIGIDSWAVDYALIRDGRMLGTPYHYRDARTAAGVDAAHAVAPFAELYRENGLQFLAFNTLYQFAADRVAGTLDLADEALLIPDLIAYWLTGERVAESTNASTTGLLRVDGSEWNKPLAESIGIPSRLLPALVQPGQRIGALRDAVQTATGLTGATPVVAVGSHDTASAVVAVPMTDPDAAYISCGTWGLVGVELDAPVLTEASRAANFTNEGGVDGRVRFLHNVMGLWLLSESVRAWERESGETIDLPRLLAQAAAVTAPQPVFDANDPVFTAPGGMPERIAAWLSERGMAVPQSRAEFTRCIVESLASAFAEAVHTASDLSGKRVNAIHLVGGGSLNELLCQLTADRAGLPVLAGPVEATALGNVLVQARALGEISGSLEELRDLVARTTSPRRFAPRA, encoded by the coding sequence ATGAGCGTCACCGTCGCCGCCGTCGACCTCGGAGCCACCAGCGGGCGGGTCATGCTCGGCCATGTCGGCCCCGACGAGCTGCGCCTCGAGGCGGTCGCCCGCTTCGCCAACACCCCCGTCGAGACGATCGACGGCCTGCACTGGAACATCCTCGAGCTGTACCGCTCGATCGTCGACGGCCTCCGTGCGGCCGGCCAGACGGCCGACGTCGCGTCGATCGGCATCGACTCGTGGGCGGTCGACTACGCGCTCATCCGCGACGGCCGGATGCTCGGCACCCCCTACCACTACCGCGACGCCCGCACCGCGGCCGGCGTCGACGCCGCGCACGCCGTGGCCCCCTTCGCCGAGCTGTACCGCGAGAACGGGCTGCAGTTCCTCGCGTTCAACACGCTCTACCAGTTCGCCGCCGACCGGGTGGCGGGCACCCTCGACCTCGCCGATGAGGCCCTCCTCATCCCCGACCTCATCGCGTACTGGCTGACCGGCGAGCGCGTCGCCGAGAGCACCAACGCCTCCACGACGGGCCTGCTGCGCGTCGACGGCTCGGAGTGGAACAAGCCCCTGGCCGAGAGCATCGGCATCCCCTCCCGCCTCCTTCCCGCGCTCGTCCAGCCCGGGCAGCGCATCGGCGCCCTCCGCGACGCCGTGCAGACCGCGACCGGCCTCACCGGCGCCACCCCCGTCGTCGCGGTCGGCTCGCACGACACCGCGTCCGCCGTCGTCGCCGTGCCGATGACCGACCCCGACGCGGCGTACATCAGCTGCGGCACGTGGGGCCTCGTCGGCGTCGAGCTCGACGCCCCCGTGCTCACCGAGGCCAGCCGGGCGGCGAACTTCACCAACGAGGGCGGCGTGGACGGCCGCGTCCGCTTCCTCCACAACGTCATGGGCCTCTGGCTGCTGTCGGAGTCGGTGCGCGCGTGGGAGCGCGAGTCGGGCGAGACGATCGACCTGCCTCGGCTTCTCGCGCAGGCGGCGGCGGTCACGGCTCCTCAGCCCGTGTTCGACGCGAACGACCCCGTCTTCACCGCGCCCGGCGGAATGCCCGAGCGCATCGCCGCGTGGCTGTCCGAGCGCGGGATGGCCGTGCCGCAGTCGCGCGCGGAGTTCACGCGCTGCATCGTCGAGAGCCTCGCCTCCGCCTTCGCCGAAGCGGTCCACACGGCATCGGACCTGTCCGGCAAGCGCGTGAACGCCATCCACCTCGTCGGCGGCGGCTCGCTGAACGAGCTCCTGTGCCAGCTCACGGCCGATCGCGCCGGTCTGCCCGTGCTCGCGGGCCCCGTGGAGGCCACCGCCCTCGGCAACGTGCTCGTGCAGGCGCGGGCGCTCGGCGAGATCTCGGGGTCGCTCGAGGAGCTCCGCGACCTCGTCGCGCGCACCACGTCGCCCCGCCGCTTCGCCCCCCGCGCATGA
- a CDS encoding bifunctional aldolase/short-chain dehydrogenase: MTNPTVADLIARSNRLGADPKNTNYAGGNTSAKGTETDPVTGEPVELLWVKGSGGDLGTLTEKGLAALRLDRMRALVNVYPGVEREDEMVAAFDYCLHGKGGAAPSIDTAMHGLVDAAHVDHLHPDSGIAIATAADGEELTKKIFGDKVVWVPWRRPGFQLGLDIAEIKKANPQAIGTILGGHGITAWGDTSEESERNSLWIIETAQKYIDDNGKAEPFGGVRAGFEALPEDERRAKAAALAATIRGLASTDKPMVGHFTDAAVVTDFLASEKAPALADLGTSCPDHFLRTKVKPLILDLPASASVEESIARLKELHEQYRADYTAYYEAHATEASPAIRGADPLIVLIPGVGMFSYGANKQTARVAGEFYVNAINVMRGAEALSTYDPISDAEKFRIEYWALEEAKLQRMPKPKTHQGRIAFVTGAASGIGKAIATRLAAEGACVVVADLDLEKAQAAAAELGSSDVAIGVAANVADADGVQAAIDATLLAFGGIDLVVNNAGLSLSKPLLETTEKDWDLQHDVMAKGSFLVAKAAAKALIEQGMGGDVIYISSKNSVFAGPNNIAYSATKADQAHQVRLLAVELGEHGVRVNGINPDGVVRGSGIFAAGWGANRAATYGVKEEDLGQFYANRTILKREVVPENVADAVYVLTGPELSRTTGLHIPVDSGVAAAFLR, from the coding sequence ATGACGAACCCCACCGTCGCTGACCTCATCGCCCGGTCGAACCGACTCGGCGCCGACCCCAAGAACACCAACTACGCCGGCGGCAACACGTCGGCGAAGGGCACCGAGACCGACCCGGTCACCGGCGAGCCCGTCGAGCTGCTGTGGGTGAAGGGCTCCGGCGGAGACCTCGGCACCCTCACCGAGAAGGGCCTCGCCGCCCTCCGCCTCGACCGCATGCGCGCCCTCGTGAACGTCTACCCCGGCGTCGAGCGCGAGGACGAGATGGTCGCCGCCTTCGACTACTGCCTGCACGGCAAGGGCGGCGCCGCGCCGTCGATCGACACCGCCATGCACGGCCTCGTCGACGCCGCGCACGTCGACCACCTCCACCCCGACAGCGGCATCGCCATCGCCACGGCGGCGGATGGCGAGGAGCTGACGAAGAAGATCTTCGGCGACAAGGTGGTCTGGGTTCCCTGGCGCCGTCCCGGCTTCCAGCTCGGCCTCGACATCGCCGAGATCAAGAAGGCGAACCCGCAGGCGATCGGCACGATCCTCGGCGGCCACGGCATCACAGCCTGGGGCGACACCAGCGAGGAGTCCGAGCGCAACTCGCTCTGGATCATCGAGACCGCGCAGAAGTACATCGACGACAACGGCAAGGCCGAGCCCTTCGGCGGCGTGCGCGCCGGCTTCGAGGCGCTGCCCGAGGACGAGCGTCGCGCCAAGGCGGCCGCCCTCGCCGCGACCATCCGCGGCCTCGCCTCGACCGACAAGCCCATGGTCGGTCACTTCACCGACGCCGCGGTCGTCACCGACTTCCTCGCCTCCGAGAAGGCCCCGGCGCTCGCCGATCTCGGCACGAGCTGCCCCGACCACTTCCTCCGCACCAAGGTCAAGCCGCTCATCCTCGACCTGCCGGCCTCGGCATCCGTCGAGGAGTCGATCGCGCGCCTCAAGGAGCTGCACGAGCAGTACCGCGCGGACTACACCGCCTACTACGAGGCGCACGCGACCGAGGCGAGCCCGGCCATCCGCGGCGCCGACCCGCTCATCGTCCTGATCCCGGGCGTGGGCATGTTCAGCTACGGCGCGAACAAGCAGACCGCGCGCGTGGCCGGCGAGTTCTACGTCAACGCCATCAACGTCATGCGCGGTGCCGAGGCGCTCTCGACCTACGACCCGATCTCCGACGCGGAGAAGTTCCGCATCGAGTACTGGGCGCTCGAGGAGGCCAAGCTCCAGCGCATGCCGAAGCCGAAGACCCACCAGGGGCGCATCGCGTTCGTGACGGGCGCCGCCTCCGGCATCGGCAAGGCCATCGCCACCCGCCTCGCGGCCGAGGGCGCCTGCGTCGTCGTCGCGGATCTCGACCTCGAGAAGGCGCAGGCGGCGGCCGCGGAGCTCGGCAGCTCCGACGTCGCCATCGGCGTCGCCGCGAACGTCGCCGACGCCGATGGCGTGCAGGCCGCGATCGACGCGACCCTCCTCGCCTTCGGCGGCATCGACCTCGTCGTGAACAACGCGGGCCTGTCGCTGTCGAAGCCGCTGCTGGAGACGACCGAGAAGGACTGGGACCTCCAGCACGACGTCATGGCGAAGGGCTCGTTCCTCGTCGCGAAGGCGGCGGCCAAGGCGCTCATCGAGCAGGGCATGGGCGGCGACGTCATCTACATCTCCTCGAAGAACTCCGTCTTCGCGGGCCCGAACAACATCGCCTACTCCGCAACGAAGGCCGACCAGGCGCACCAGGTGCGCCTGCTGGCCGTCGAGCTCGGCGAGCACGGCGTGCGCGTGAACGGCATCAACCCCGACGGCGTCGTGCGCGGCTCCGGCATCTTCGCCGCCGGCTGGGGTGCCAACCGCGCCGCCACCTACGGCGTGAAGGAAGAGGACCTCGGCCAGTTCTACGCCAACCGCACGATCCTCAAGCGCGAGGTCGTGCCCGAGAACGTCGCCGACGCGGTGTACGTCCTCACCGGCCCGGAGCTCAGCCGCACGACGGGCCTGCACATCCCCGTCGACTCGGGCGTCGCAGCCGCCTTCCTGCGCTGA